AGTATCGATATATTTCATCCATTTGTTTGTCTATCTTAACCTTGCCAACTGACTTTAACTGTTTGCTACCCTTTCATCAAAAATGTAATTAGCAATACTGTCCTAAGACATAATACTTGATAAGTTTCCTCTTATGTAATCCGGTAGATAAATTCATCTCAACTTTAGATAGCGGTAAATAAACGGATGCCAGTTCAGATAAAAATAGGCAATCTCCACTTTTTTCGCTTAATTTTCTCCGGATACTAAATGGAAAAGAAGCCTTTTCCCCCTATTGATAGATATTCAACCCATGGAGTCTGTGAGATCCTTTATCAGAGAAGACATTGCTAAAGTTTTTACCTGTCAATTTGGTGCCATCTGGGGAAAACTAACAGCAATGTATAACCCCGCAGCAAGAAGTTAGATATCTGATGGTGGCTACCAGTGCATAAAAAGTCAACATTTTTAGAAAATCATATGAAGATTTAAGGATTGACGTGCAAAAGATAAATTATGTAAAAATAAAAAAAATTTAATTGAGAGGGGGTTTGAAATAGCTTCTTTTTAAGAAAAGATAAGAAAGATATATGTCACTGGTCTGACGGAATATCTATAAAGGGCAATAGCGAAATAAGTTGAAGAAAGTATCTATTTGTAACCAAAAGATGAAGACAACTCTAGGGTTTAAGTGTTAAAGATGAAGTATGAAATAAGCGTTGTCAATTCAAAAAACAGTTTGTATGCTAGTGTTCCCTATATATTCTTCATACTTCAACCTCGTTCCCTACCTCTGACGCCCCTGCTAGAGTTTTGATCTCAAACACTTTAACTAAAGAGGGAAGTTTTGGTAATGACAAGTAGATACTTAACTTTTACCAACGATATAGATACTGGTAAGGCTATATATTTTGCACTTAAAACTCCCCCTAAGTGCATATCTCACTGAAAAAAGAGAACAAGCATTTCTAAAGCATCTGTCACTATCACGCTAATTATGTACCTATGTACCAAACAGAGCAACAATCCCTAATGGAAACTATGACTATTGCTGACCTAGGCACTATCGAATTGGAAACTACTGCTGATAATGAAGAATTAGCTTTCAATTTAGATGCAGTGGTAGATGCCGCAATAGATGCAGCAATAGAAGAATCTGGAATCACAGACAATTTAGAAACCGAAGAGCGAGACGGAGACGGCATGGCAGCAGCACGTCCTTCGGGGTATAACAAAACCGAATATGACGATGCTGTAGGTGCATTTTTTAAAGAAATGGCGCGTTACCCCCTGCTTAAAGCAGATGAAGAGGTAGAATTAGCGCGTCGAGTTAGATTTTTAGAAGAATTTAGAGAATTACAAGCTTCTTTACATAACAAACTGGGATATCAACCGGGTAAGTCACTAGTCGCATCTCAGCTAGGGATGACAGAAAAACAACTGGAAAATCGCCTGTATCAAGGTCGAGTAGCGAAACGCAAAATGATTCGCTCAAACCTCAGATTAGTTGTTTCCATCGCCAAACGATACTTAAATCGCGGAGTCCCTTTCCTGGATCTCATTCAAGAAGGCGCAATGGGATTAAATCGTGCGACAGAAAAATTCGATCCCGACAAGGGATATAAGTTCTCCACTTACGCCTACTGGTGGATTAGACAAGCAATTACGCGAGCTATTGCCAATGATGCAAGAACAATCCGCTTACCAATTCATATTGTTGAAAAACTTAATAAACTCAAAAAAGCCCAAAGGGAACTCAAACAAAAACTTGGTCGCAATCCAACAGAGTTGGAGATGGCGGAAGCTTTAGAAATTCCCGCACCACAACTACGCCAGCTTCAGCAATTACGACGTCAAGCCCTTTCCCTCAATCACCGTGTTGGTAAAGAAGAAGACACGGAACTCATGGATTTACTGGAAGATGAAGACAACCAGTCTCCAGAAGCAAAAATGAACGAAAGCATGATGCGCCAGGAGATATGGGAAGTGTTGGGCGATGTACTGACTCCAAGAGAAAAAGACGTTATTTCTCTGCGGTATGGGTTAGTTACCAGCGAACCCTGCACTTTGGAAGAGGTAGGCAATATGTTTAACCTCTCCCGTGAAAGAGTCCGACAAATTCAAAGTAAAGCCATGCGGAAGTTGCGCCGTCCTCATATTGCTAAACGTTTGAAAGGGTGGTTGATATGATAAGTCATTAGTCATTGGTCATTAGTCATGAGTCATTTGGCGAATATGCTAAGGATAAATGGCAAATGACACATGACAACGGACAAATAACAAAGGACAAATCACGAATGACTGCAAATAGCAAACTTATCTTACGTTTTGCTGAACCAACTGATTGCGATGGACTGTTTGAATTAGTCAAGGCGCTAGCAGAATACGAAAAACTATCTCATGCCGTCACAGGCAATG
This genomic interval from Scytonema hofmannii PCC 7110 contains the following:
- a CDS encoding RpoD/SigA family RNA polymerase sigma factor; translated protein: MYQTEQQSLMETMTIADLGTIELETTADNEELAFNLDAVVDAAIDAAIEESGITDNLETEERDGDGMAAARPSGYNKTEYDDAVGAFFKEMARYPLLKADEEVELARRVRFLEEFRELQASLHNKLGYQPGKSLVASQLGMTEKQLENRLYQGRVAKRKMIRSNLRLVVSIAKRYLNRGVPFLDLIQEGAMGLNRATEKFDPDKGYKFSTYAYWWIRQAITRAIANDARTIRLPIHIVEKLNKLKKAQRELKQKLGRNPTELEMAEALEIPAPQLRQLQQLRRQALSLNHRVGKEEDTELMDLLEDEDNQSPEAKMNESMMRQEIWEVLGDVLTPREKDVISLRYGLVTSEPCTLEEVGNMFNLSRERVRQIQSKAMRKLRRPHIAKRLKGWLI